The Coffea arabica cultivar ET-39 chromosome 10e, Coffea Arabica ET-39 HiFi, whole genome shotgun sequence region CAGAATATGTAACAAGTTCCATCATCAATTTGGTCAGAGTATTTGTGACTTTGGACAGAAGGTAGCTTTGGAATATATTTCCTTTGTGTTCTTGATCCTCATTCCCGGTTTACTTACAAATCGGCATTTCTTGAGGATTCTATTCCAGAATCTATGACCTCTTCCATATCAATTACTATTTTAATTCCAGTTTGTGTAAAGTCATTTTCATCATTATATAATAATTAATTTACAATGTctttatgcttttttttttcatttcttatttcTCCTTCACATAATTGCCATCTTTGCACGTCTAATCAACACTGCTGCTACTCAATGTCAAACCGTTGCAATTCTCGCTGCATATGAAATGCAAGACCAGGGACAGAATGGAGTCGAGGCATAGAAGCCAATTTTGCTCCCAAATGAAGGCAATTATTTGCCCCTTCAACGTTTAAATGGGCATGGGCCTTTGTGTTTTTTCCGATCAAAGCAACCATGAGATTGAATATCTCCACTCGACGACGATGCTCAATAGCTGCATGCAATAACAACCGTTCGGTATGTTTGTCTGCATACCAAATTAGATCAAGAAAACGATTTAAACACTCTTGTACAAGTTGAAAAACTCCATGCTCTATGGCTAAGTGTAAGTTAGGGGTATTGTCATTGGGGAAGAAGTATTCCTGAACAAAATTGATATCTTTCTCTTCTATCTCCTCGCAGACAAAATCTACAAGTCTAAGTTCTTTATTTCCGACAGCTCCCTTATTCGTGCGTCAAGTAGAAAGACAAGACAAGTAAGTATGCAAAAGATTTACGTTTGCATTGAAATGAAGTATAGTTGGAAACCTTACTTACAGAATAATGGTGTAGtatttttttcttgatgtaCTTTAAGTGAGATAAcatgttggaaaagtaaaaagTTGTTTGGAAAACCAACTTAGTGGCAAAAGAACTAATATCATTTACTGTTTCATTATTTTCCCCCAAAACAAAttaaagttataaaaaaagatAAAGCAGACACAAAACTTTAATACCTTTACTGAACTTGCTCAGAAATACGAAGAATGAAACTGCTGTGCTTTTAGCAACATCTGCAGGTGAATGgaagtttttgtgttttgtttcCTCCGCATCAACTTGCACCACTAAAAGCAATGGAAAATTAGAATAACATCACACAAATTGGGAACTGATAAAATAAATCAAGATCGTACTCCATAGCAGTGGAGTTTAGAACTTGAGGGGAGCTTTCTgtaattgtcaaaaacctcagaGGAGGTATGTTAAATTAAccctaaagaaaataaaagaaaaagtggGCATTCCTTTTGTACATGCTCGAGTACTTCAACTCATGTGACATTGTTAGGCGCTCTTGAGTGTTGCAGGGTTAAGTTTTGGAATTagattttgcttcttttttgcttcttcttatCTCTCTCACAAGAAACACTCTCTCCGCGACAAACTATCCTCTGCAAATTATCTCGAACGCCAAAACACTTGGagtttttttttgccaaatctCCCTGCAAACAAACTTTCCTTATTTTCCCATTGAAGGTATGTAATTgcatggtaatttttttttattttgtgagcAATTAGATAATGCTTTTGCTAAATGTCACCGTAAAGAAGTTTTCCATTCTTCAAgttgttccctttttttcttgagATTTTATTGGACATTATTAGCTATTCTTGAAACTGTGTATTGTATTGTGTTGAATTGTGAGGGTTAAGTTTTAAAGTTTGCCCTAAATTGATTACATTTAGAATTAGTCCCATATGTTTGAGATTGAAATAGATGTAGTAATAGTTTATGATTTGAGTGCATTTGTTGTTCAGCTTTATTCCTCTCGGTTGTCTACTTGATTCGTGCGACTATTTTGTTACGGATTTGTTGCCCATAACCTGTTCGATAAAATGTCAAGTAGATAACCGAGAAACTggtgaatcttagaaaagtgatTACAGATAAATCTCATGTCACCAGATACTTCATGTGAAAGAGTCTTACAAGGATACATGTTGATAGGCCAGTGAAAGAGAGAACCTAGTTTATTCAATTTGAATTAATTCACTTGATTTAATAGAAGCATCATTGAGTCTCTTGCATCCGCATGACCCGATTAGAGTTTATGACCAAGCATACACCCTTCCACAGCTAGGTAGAGAGGCAGTCAGGATGGACAAACTAGGTTTTCCTTCTCTTAGACTTATTAAAGGACTGTCTGCGTGACCGGCCTATGCTCAATTTGTAGGTTTGTGTTACGGGCAATAAAATAAAAGGGGTCtttacctcaaaaaaaaaaactgaagcaTCTTTGCTAACTGCTACTCGAATTGAGCACTGTTGTCTTTACAGATTTCTTCTAATTCCTGcttaagaggaaaaaaaaagtaacaaccAGTTCTTAATTGTGATATATGGTAGTGTTTGAAAGAAGTGACAGTAATGTCTTGCGgcttttgcccaaaaaaaaaaaaagatttgcagATATTTGATCCCTCATTTGCCGACAGACTCTTATCTTTATTTCAGTTTTATTTCATTATTCGCATGTAGATATCTAGCTGTGTCCCATCTAACTACATGGCACGGCAATTTGACATCAATGAGAGGATGAGGGGGCATTCTTATTGATTGGCTGATAGAggtaaagaaataatttcacaTTACTTTGGCATTCCTACAAATTCTGAACTGTCAGAAGTAAGAAAAAGGTTGCGGCTAACACTGTAGTTCTGAATGTACAGGTGCATTACAAGTTTGAACTGATGGATGAGACCTTGTATTTAACTTTCAATCTAATAGATAGGTTCTTAAAAACAGTCTCTGTGGTACGCAAGAAACTTCAACTTGTTGGAGTGACAGCAATGCTTCTGGCTTGTAAGTATGAAGAAGTTTCTGTTCCTGTCGTTGAAGACCTCATATTGATTTCTGACAGGGCTTACTCCAGAAATGACATGCTTGAGATAGTAGGTTTGTTATGACGTCTATTGTCTATGAGTTGATCTTTGATATATGAAGGTTTCCTTTGTcatataactaaaattgaactGTGACTTGCTGCAGGAGAGCTTAATGATCAATACCTTGCAGTTTAATCTTTCAGTGCCTACTCCTTATGTCTTCATGAGGCGCTTTCTTAAAGCTGCTCAATCTAATAAAAAGGTATTGTTTCGTATTTAGTGTATGTGAATTTTTTGCACTATCTTGATCTGCCTAATAACTGACAATAATCTTCTGATGACTAGTTGGAGCTTCTGTCCTTCTTTATCGTTAAGCTGTGCCTCTTCGAGTATGAAATGCTTAGGTTCCCCCCGTCTCTCTTAGCAGCAGCAGCAATCTTTACTGCACAATGCTCTGTCAATGGGTTCAAGAAGTGGACTAAGATATGCGAGAGACATACAAACTACACTGAAGATTAGCTTTTGTAAGTGGTTCCTTATGCTTTTCACACattaatgaattttttcataaaaggTAATGGTGGCTTTTGTATTATGTATActttataaaaaatttattgtgaatttatgttaattttctttttcctaattATGTTTCAGAAAAGGTTTGTTTTGCCTATGGGACTGGAAGCTTGGACCTTAAGATCTATTGGCAAAAAATGGAGAAGTTGGAAGGCAGATTTAAAGGCTACATATTTTGATCCTACTGTGCCAAATGCTGAAGCTCGGTTTCAAAAGGATGTAAGGGTTCAGGAAGAGCAATGGATAAAACTTTGGACTTATTGGAAAAGTGAAGAAGCGAAGGTACAAATCAGCTACAACATTCTTAATAAAA contains the following coding sequences:
- the LOC113711209 gene encoding cyclin-B2-2-like encodes the protein MDETLYLTFNLIDRFLKTVSVVRKKLQLVGVTAMLLACKYEEVSVPVVEDLILISDRAYSRNDMLEIESLMINTLQFNLSVPTPYVFMRRFLKAAQSNKKLELLSFFIVKLCLFEYEMLRFPPSLLAAAAIFTAQCSVNGFKKWTKICERHTNYTED